From Pandoraea vervacti, the proteins below share one genomic window:
- a CDS encoding glycosyltransferase family 4 protein yields MRLLVVTQYFHPEEFPINHVCEALAARVTSVTVLTGQPNYPGGTVFEGFRAAGFGDQTLGKVSILRVPLMPRGKGGGLRLMLNYLSFIASASLFGPLRLRGQSFDAVLVYAPSPLLQAIPAVFIKWLKRAPLSVWVQDLWPESLSATGFVKNRTILSAVERCVRWIYRHTDLVLAQSEEFVAGIARYAPGRPIEVHYNSVAPALIANPQADVGGCPVPALTESTFNVVFAGNLGKAQGLDVVLDAAARLRDNAAIRIFLIGSGSDSDRLAARIRDEGLTNVVMPGRFPYPSMPAIFQHADALLVVLRSDPVLDLTIPSKLGVYLATGRPIIASLNGAGARVVAESGGGRVCAAQDADGLEKAISDMASMAPDERAQMGVRGRDYYARRFEAGKLADDLSLRLSKLSADYRVRGPGK; encoded by the coding sequence ATGCGCCTACTGGTAGTGACTCAATATTTTCATCCCGAAGAATTTCCGATCAACCACGTATGCGAGGCGCTGGCCGCTCGCGTGACGTCGGTGACGGTGCTCACGGGGCAGCCGAACTACCCTGGCGGAACGGTTTTCGAGGGGTTTCGCGCGGCAGGATTCGGTGACCAGACTCTCGGCAAGGTATCGATTCTGCGGGTGCCGTTGATGCCGCGAGGCAAGGGCGGCGGCTTGCGCCTGATGCTCAACTACCTGTCCTTCATTGCGTCGGCCAGTCTGTTCGGGCCGTTGCGCTTGCGAGGCCAGTCGTTCGACGCCGTTCTTGTCTATGCGCCGTCGCCGCTGCTTCAGGCGATTCCCGCCGTTTTCATCAAATGGCTCAAACGTGCACCACTGTCAGTGTGGGTGCAGGACTTGTGGCCTGAGAGCCTGAGCGCAACCGGGTTCGTAAAGAACCGGACGATTCTCAGCGCAGTCGAGCGGTGCGTTCGCTGGATTTACCGCCACACGGATCTGGTGCTTGCGCAATCCGAGGAATTTGTGGCGGGCATTGCGCGCTACGCCCCTGGGCGTCCGATCGAGGTGCACTACAATTCGGTAGCGCCGGCGCTCATTGCAAATCCCCAGGCCGATGTCGGGGGATGCCCTGTGCCAGCGCTGACGGAATCGACGTTCAACGTGGTGTTTGCCGGCAATCTCGGCAAAGCGCAGGGGCTTGATGTCGTGCTGGACGCTGCGGCGCGGCTCAGGGACAACGCAGCGATTCGCATTTTCCTGATCGGGTCGGGCTCCGATAGTGACCGACTGGCCGCTCGCATTCGCGATGAAGGCCTGACGAATGTCGTGATGCCGGGCCGCTTCCCGTACCCGTCGATGCCGGCGATTTTTCAGCATGCGGATGCATTGCTCGTCGTATTGCGCAGTGACCCCGTGCTGGACTTGACGATCCCAAGCAAATTGGGCGTCTATCTGGCAACGGGCCGCCCGATCATTGCGTCGCTCAACGGTGCGGGGGCCAGAGTTGTGGCCGAGTCCGGTGGCGGTAGGGTGTGCGCCGCCCAGGACGCAGACGGTCTGGAAAAGGCCATATCGGACATGGCCTCTATGGCGCCGGATGAGCGCGCACAAATGGGAGTGCGGGGCCGCGATTACTATGCGCGTCGCTTCGAAGCAGGCAAACTCGCAGACGATCTGAGCCTCCGCCTGAGCAAATTGTCGGCGGACTATCGTGTTCGTGGCCCCGGAAAGTGA
- a CDS encoding glycosyltransferase yields MKRSTTVTRVLHLIPSFGSGGAERQLSLLAPELARQGVECHVGYFSEGPNLDRLRNQPGVTLHRLAASSTHDPAMFLRVLRLIRQVRPQLVQTWVIQMDVVGGAMAYLAGVPYIVSERSAAQLYQQGWKSRVRAWLGRRAAAVIANSQGGIDYWHTELDHTVRTYVIRNCVTPTVPGLVWTGSSRRYEAGARVLFAGRLSDEKNVNKLIEALIRVVASRAEVSVDMFGEGPLRERLRTRIDAAGFAKRIVMHGFSTNLAAEMARADIVISVSSFEGNPNVVLEAAAIGCPLVISDIPAHREFLGDDDAWYVDHTDVTSIEAGLSAALDDRDRSAAKAASAASKLKGASVEALAAHYRAAYEEVLSTGPACHGTTLADERHHN; encoded by the coding sequence ATGAAACGGAGCACGACTGTCACGCGGGTATTGCATTTGATCCCGTCGTTCGGATCGGGGGGGGCGGAGCGCCAGCTGTCGCTGCTGGCGCCCGAACTGGCGCGCCAGGGCGTGGAATGCCACGTCGGCTACTTTTCCGAAGGGCCGAACCTTGATCGGCTACGCAATCAGCCCGGTGTCACGCTGCACCGGTTGGCGGCCAGCAGTACGCACGATCCCGCGATGTTTCTTCGCGTGCTGCGTCTGATTCGGCAGGTGCGTCCCCAACTCGTTCAGACTTGGGTGATCCAGATGGACGTGGTGGGCGGCGCCATGGCCTATCTGGCGGGCGTGCCCTATATCGTCAGTGAACGGTCTGCCGCCCAGTTGTACCAGCAAGGGTGGAAGTCTCGCGTACGTGCGTGGTTGGGTCGCCGAGCCGCGGCGGTCATTGCCAATTCGCAAGGTGGCATCGACTACTGGCATACCGAGCTCGATCACACGGTGCGGACGTACGTGATTCGCAATTGCGTCACGCCGACCGTGCCCGGATTGGTTTGGACCGGATCGAGTCGCCGCTACGAGGCCGGTGCCCGTGTGTTGTTTGCGGGCCGTCTGAGCGACGAGAAGAATGTGAACAAGTTGATCGAGGCACTCATTCGTGTCGTGGCCTCGCGAGCCGAGGTGAGCGTCGATATGTTCGGGGAGGGCCCGCTACGCGAACGACTGCGAACGCGTATCGACGCCGCAGGGTTTGCAAAGCGGATCGTGATGCATGGGTTTTCGACGAATCTGGCGGCAGAGATGGCGCGCGCCGATATCGTCATTTCGGTGAGCAGCTTCGAAGGCAATCCCAACGTCGTACTCGAAGCGGCAGCGATCGGATGCCCGCTCGTCATATCGGATATTCCAGCGCATCGCGAATTCCTCGGGGACGACGACGCGTGGTATGTCGATCACACTGACGTGACGAGCATCGAAGCCGGCCTGAGCGCGGCGCTTGACGATAGGGACCGAAGTGCAGCCAAAGCGGCGAGCGCAGCATCGAAGCTCAAGGGCGCCAGTGTAGAGGCGCTGGCCGCGCATTACCGGGCGGCCTATGAGGAAGTCCTGTCGACAGGGCCTGCGTGCCATGGCACCACATTGGCCGATGAACGCCACCATAACTGA
- a CDS encoding oligosaccharide flippase family protein: protein MAILSTFRKYLFRDLVWSILAAVSMQGSVLVSGMLAARVLGLPVFGKYALLVTTVTTAAAIAQSGAGSVVAKFVAEYRVSDPERIGTVLWFCRRVTVVMGLIAVAALLFGAPVFANSVFKQPDLEPVIRLVAPAIFFQVMVTYQQGALQGFAAFKALGRISTVSGLAFLVLPPLGAKLGGLDGAALGFVVASLARAVFFYVALRTTARDMLAGVALTVRRDDIGRLLHFGIPAGLSSLVTLPCIWLVSVFLARAPNGLEMVAIFSVATQLRMATLQLPTLLNGVTLSVMNTLFGQRSAQEFRNVFRTTLIANGVFSTLVVGVLVMCSSWILGLYGHRFTDGRETLILLLLSVIPEILAATVYHVINTFGRMWMSLFFIITPVNLSYMLIAAWLIPTMGAQGAALAYVVAQVLNLITTVAIARLAARDRVLQDRHPGGAANG from the coding sequence GTGGCAATACTGAGCACGTTCAGGAAATACCTGTTTCGCGATCTCGTCTGGAGCATTTTGGCGGCGGTCTCGATGCAGGGATCTGTGCTGGTTTCCGGCATGCTCGCCGCACGTGTGCTCGGGCTTCCGGTATTTGGTAAGTACGCGTTGCTCGTCACGACCGTGACGACGGCGGCTGCCATCGCGCAAAGCGGTGCCGGATCTGTCGTCGCGAAGTTTGTGGCGGAGTATCGGGTATCCGATCCGGAGCGCATCGGGACTGTACTCTGGTTTTGCCGACGCGTGACCGTTGTCATGGGACTCATTGCTGTCGCTGCACTGCTGTTTGGCGCACCGGTATTTGCAAACTCGGTCTTCAAGCAGCCCGATCTGGAGCCGGTCATCCGGCTCGTGGCACCCGCCATCTTCTTTCAGGTGATGGTGACGTATCAGCAAGGGGCGCTGCAAGGATTTGCCGCTTTCAAGGCATTGGGGCGAATCAGCACCGTATCCGGCCTGGCGTTTCTGGTGCTCCCCCCGCTTGGCGCAAAGCTCGGCGGCCTGGACGGTGCCGCGCTTGGCTTCGTGGTCGCAAGTCTGGCGCGGGCGGTGTTCTTCTACGTTGCGCTGCGCACCACGGCACGAGACATGCTCGCCGGTGTTGCACTAACGGTGCGACGTGACGACATCGGGCGCCTGCTTCACTTCGGTATTCCCGCCGGCCTGTCGAGTCTGGTGACGCTGCCGTGCATCTGGCTGGTCAGCGTCTTTCTGGCACGCGCACCGAACGGCCTGGAGATGGTGGCCATCTTTTCCGTGGCCACGCAGTTGCGCATGGCCACGCTTCAGTTGCCCACCTTGCTCAACGGTGTGACGCTCTCGGTCATGAACACCCTGTTCGGGCAACGCTCGGCGCAGGAGTTTCGCAACGTCTTTCGCACCACACTCATCGCCAACGGCGTGTTTTCGACACTGGTTGTCGGGGTATTGGTGATGTGTTCCTCGTGGATTCTGGGGCTCTATGGCCACCGGTTCACCGACGGACGCGAGACGCTCATCTTGCTGTTGCTTTCGGTCATTCCCGAGATCCTCGCGGCGACCGTATATCACGTGATCAATACATTTGGCCGGATGTGGATGTCGTTGTTCTTCATCATCACCCCCGTAAATCTGTCGTACATGCTGATCGCCGCCTGGCTCATCCCGACGATGGGTGCGCAGGGCGCGGCGCTGGCTTACGTCGTCGCGCAGGTCCTGAATCTGATCACGACGGTCGCGATCGCCAGGCTGGCCGCCCGCGATCGGGTTTTACAAGATCGTCATCCGGGAGGCGCGGCGAACGGATGA
- a CDS encoding glycosyltransferase produces the protein MRIIYSFNKRGWEADYWQREISAASTDDIQFIPFNHEPYQSPSTYVRAQLLDNLYYQRNEGLMRMYEDVRELIRMHRADVLLVDNCPPYHPEFLRTLDIYKALRICDGPTAAYDRDFAYVHAYDHMLYHSPAYSRDLTMPEKLAYCGAKRTTFWPLALFDALCDPTLTEEQVFSRDRDLDVIFVGALYVDKMPLLGAVKKAFGRRFKIYGLANWKRNAYFNVKYGFPGWVKPIAFDQYVPLYLRSKIGINSHLRGKYTVGSYRMFDLPGNGVMQITDGSEFVKDFYIPGKETQTYENHDELIEKIDYYLTHPAEREAMAREGYRRVMNGHRISQRLQQLRDVFAPALGR, from the coding sequence ATGCGCATTATCTATTCATTCAATAAACGCGGCTGGGAGGCTGACTACTGGCAGCGGGAAATCAGTGCAGCCTCGACGGACGACATCCAGTTCATTCCGTTCAATCACGAGCCGTACCAAAGCCCGTCCACATATGTGCGCGCGCAGCTCCTCGACAACCTCTACTACCAGCGCAACGAAGGCCTCATGCGCATGTATGAGGATGTTCGGGAGCTTATTCGCATGCATCGGGCCGATGTTCTGCTGGTGGACAACTGCCCGCCGTATCATCCGGAGTTTCTGCGCACGCTCGACATCTACAAGGCTCTGCGCATTTGCGATGGTCCTACGGCCGCCTATGATCGCGATTTCGCGTACGTCCACGCGTACGATCACATGCTCTATCACAGCCCGGCTTACAGCCGGGATCTGACGATGCCGGAGAAGCTGGCCTATTGTGGCGCGAAGCGCACGACGTTCTGGCCGCTGGCGCTGTTCGATGCGCTCTGCGATCCGACGTTGACCGAGGAGCAGGTCTTTTCGCGCGATCGTGACCTCGACGTCATATTCGTTGGTGCGCTATATGTCGACAAGATGCCGCTGCTCGGGGCGGTTAAGAAAGCCTTCGGGCGCCGCTTCAAGATCTATGGCCTCGCCAACTGGAAGCGCAACGCGTACTTCAACGTGAAGTACGGGTTCCCCGGCTGGGTGAAGCCGATCGCGTTCGATCAGTATGTGCCGCTATACCTGCGTTCCAAGATCGGCATCAACTCGCACTTGCGCGGCAAATACACCGTGGGCAGTTACCGAATGTTCGATCTGCCCGGTAACGGTGTCATGCAAATCACTGACGGGTCGGAGTTCGTCAAGGACTTCTACATTCCCGGCAAGGAAACGCAGACTTATGAGAACCATGACGAGCTGATCGAAAAGATCGACTACTACCTGACGCATCCGGCGGAGCGTGAGGCGATGGCGCGTGAAGGTTACCGTCGGGTGATGAACGGTCATCGCATTTCGCAGCGTCTTCAGCAACTGCGCGATGTTTTCGCGCCGGCGCTCGGCCGCTAA
- a CDS encoding DegT/DnrJ/EryC1/StrS family aminotransferase, producing the protein MKFKFPLATTTWDQAEYAAMQAVIESGMFTMGPKVAEFEKRFAEYQGSKYAVMVNSGSSANLIMVAALMYTRDEALKLSPGDEVIVPAVSWSTTYYPLYQYGLSIKFVDIDLNTLNYDLDALAGAISDRTRAIMAVNLLGNPNDFAAIRHLIGERNIVLMEDNCESMGAEFEGRKAGSFGVMGTFSSFFSHHISTMEGGLIVTDNEELYHILLSLRAHGWTRNLPKHNHVCGEKSDDPFKESFRFVLPGFNLRPLEMSGAIGIEQVRKLPELISLRRVNGAHFQEAMSHHPDLLIQRETGASSWFGFSLVIRPGSSLTREKLLARLNDLGFESRPIVTGNFAKNEVIKYFDYSIHGQLSNADHIDANGVFVGNHHYSIREAIDTLRTI; encoded by the coding sequence ATGAAGTTCAAGTTTCCGTTGGCTACGACAACCTGGGATCAGGCGGAATACGCCGCAATGCAGGCGGTCATCGAATCGGGCATGTTCACAATGGGCCCGAAGGTTGCCGAGTTCGAAAAGCGCTTTGCGGAGTACCAAGGCAGCAAGTATGCCGTGATGGTGAATTCGGGGTCGTCGGCCAACCTGATCATGGTGGCGGCGTTGATGTACACGCGCGACGAGGCGCTGAAATTGTCGCCCGGCGACGAGGTCATCGTGCCGGCCGTGTCCTGGAGCACGACGTACTATCCGCTGTACCAGTACGGGCTGTCGATCAAGTTCGTCGACATCGATCTGAATACGCTGAATTACGATCTCGATGCGCTGGCCGGCGCCATCAGCGATCGCACGCGCGCGATCATGGCCGTCAACCTGCTGGGCAACCCGAACGATTTTGCCGCCATTCGTCACCTGATCGGCGAGCGCAACATCGTTCTGATGGAAGACAACTGCGAATCGATGGGTGCCGAGTTCGAAGGCCGCAAAGCCGGTTCGTTCGGTGTCATGGGCACGTTCAGTTCTTTCTTCTCGCACCACATCTCGACGATGGAAGGCGGGCTCATCGTAACGGACAACGAGGAGCTGTATCACATTCTGCTTTCGTTGCGCGCGCACGGCTGGACACGAAACCTGCCCAAGCATAACCACGTTTGTGGCGAGAAGAGTGACGATCCGTTCAAGGAGTCGTTCCGCTTCGTGTTGCCGGGCTTCAACCTGCGTCCATTGGAAATGTCGGGTGCCATCGGCATCGAGCAGGTGCGCAAGCTGCCGGAGCTCATTTCGCTGCGCCGCGTGAACGGCGCACACTTTCAGGAAGCGATGAGCCATCACCCGGACCTGCTGATTCAGCGCGAAACCGGTGCGAGCAGTTGGTTCGGCTTCAGCCTCGTGATCCGTCCGGGTTCGTCGCTCACGCGCGAGAAGTTGCTGGCGCGCCTGAACGATCTCGGTTTCGAAAGCCGCCCGATCGTCACGGGGAATTTTGCCAAGAACGAAGTGATCAAGTATTTCGACTACTCGATTCACGGACAACTGTCGAACGCGGACCATATCGACGCCAACGGCGTGTTCGTCGGCAATCATCACTACTCCATTCGCGAAGCCATCGACACTTTGCGAACGATCTGA
- a CDS encoding GDP-L-fucose synthase family protein, whose protein sequence is MAKGRILLTGARGMVGRNLLDHPAASEWEFIAPASTELDLTDFDAVSTFMREVRPDVVVHAAGRVGGIQANIANPVDFFWINTVLGRNVVIAARDAGVKRLLNLGSSCMYPRNAPNPLAEPQILQGELEPTNEGYALAKIATQRLCAYVHQEDASFDYKTFVPCNLYGPYDKFDPAKSHLIPAIIHKVHMAREQGDSEIEIWGDGTARREFMYAGDLADSIMMAVGKWDDTPALLNIGVGADHSVNDYYASVARVIGWQGTFVHDLSRPAGMKQKLLDVTRQTAWGWQPKVSLDEGIARTYEFYLRKGLA, encoded by the coding sequence ATGGCCAAAGGACGCATCCTTCTTACCGGCGCACGGGGGATGGTGGGCAGAAATCTGCTCGACCACCCCGCAGCATCCGAGTGGGAATTCATCGCACCGGCGAGCACCGAACTGGATCTCACCGATTTCGACGCCGTGTCGACATTCATGCGCGAGGTGCGCCCGGACGTCGTCGTGCACGCGGCAGGCCGCGTGGGCGGCATTCAGGCGAACATTGCCAACCCGGTCGACTTTTTCTGGATCAACACGGTGTTGGGGCGCAATGTCGTGATCGCGGCGCGCGACGCGGGCGTCAAGCGATTGCTCAACCTCGGCAGCTCGTGCATGTATCCGCGCAACGCGCCGAACCCGCTGGCAGAGCCACAAATTCTCCAGGGCGAGCTCGAACCGACGAATGAAGGGTATGCGCTGGCAAAAATCGCCACACAGCGGCTGTGCGCCTACGTGCATCAGGAAGACGCGTCGTTCGACTACAAAACCTTCGTTCCGTGCAATCTGTACGGTCCCTACGATAAATTCGATCCTGCGAAGTCACACCTGATTCCCGCCATCATCCATAAGGTGCATATGGCCAGGGAGCAGGGAGACAGCGAGATCGAGATCTGGGGCGACGGTACCGCTCGACGCGAGTTCATGTATGCGGGCGACCTGGCGGACAGCATCATGATGGCCGTCGGGAAATGGGACGACACGCCCGCGCTGTTAAATATCGGGGTGGGCGCCGATCACTCGGTCAACGATTACTACGCGAGCGTGGCGCGCGTGATCGGCTGGCAAGGAACGTTCGTTCACGACCTGAGCCGACCGGCCGGGATGAAGCAAAAACTGCTGGACGTTACCCGTCAGACGGCGTGGGGCTGGCAGCCTAAAGTGAGTCTGGACGAAGGTATCGCCAGAACGTACGAGTTTTATTTGCGCAAGGGGCTCGCATGA
- the gmd gene encoding GDP-mannose 4,6-dehydratase, with amino-acid sequence MNDRKVALITGVTGQDGAYLAEFLLGKGYEVHGIKRRTSLFNTDRIDHLFHDPHETDVKFHLHHGDMTDSSSLVRIIQQVQPDEIYNLAAQSHVAVSFEEPEYTANSDGLGALRILEAIRILGLEKKTRFYQASTSELYGLVQETPQKESTPFYPRSPYAVAKLYAYWITVNYREAYGMYACNGILFNHESPIRGETFVTRKITRALARIKLGMQPRLYLGNLDALRDWGHARDYVEMQWLMLQQEKPEDFVIATGVQYSVRQFVDAAAKELGMSVTWKGTGVEEKGYDETGNCIVEVDPRYFRPTEVETLLGDASKAKRLLGWTPKVSFDELVAEMARADLVQAEFDLKVKAHGHKALRNQN; translated from the coding sequence ATGAACGACCGAAAAGTAGCTCTGATCACTGGCGTTACCGGGCAGGATGGCGCATACCTTGCTGAGTTCCTGCTGGGCAAGGGATATGAAGTACACGGCATCAAGCGCCGCACGTCGCTGTTCAATACCGATCGTATCGACCACCTTTTCCACGATCCGCACGAGACGGATGTGAAGTTCCATCTGCACCATGGCGACATGACGGATTCGTCGTCGCTGGTGCGCATCATCCAGCAAGTTCAGCCCGACGAAATTTACAACCTTGCCGCGCAAAGTCATGTGGCCGTGAGCTTTGAGGAGCCGGAATATACCGCCAACAGCGACGGTCTCGGCGCACTGCGTATCCTGGAAGCCATCCGGATTCTGGGCCTCGAGAAGAAGACCCGCTTCTATCAGGCATCGACGTCCGAGCTGTACGGCCTCGTGCAGGAAACTCCGCAAAAGGAGAGCACGCCGTTTTACCCGCGCAGCCCGTATGCCGTGGCAAAGCTGTATGCCTACTGGATCACGGTGAACTATCGCGAAGCGTATGGCATGTACGCCTGTAACGGCATTTTGTTCAACCACGAATCGCCGATTCGGGGCGAGACGTTCGTGACCCGCAAGATTACGCGTGCCCTCGCCCGAATCAAGCTTGGCATGCAGCCGCGGCTGTATCTGGGCAATCTCGACGCGCTGCGCGATTGGGGACACGCCCGTGACTACGTCGAAATGCAATGGCTGATGCTCCAGCAGGAAAAGCCGGAGGATTTCGTTATCGCGACCGGCGTGCAGTACAGCGTTCGTCAATTCGTCGACGCCGCGGCCAAGGAGCTTGGCATGTCCGTGACGTGGAAGGGCACGGGCGTGGAAGAAAAGGGCTACGACGAAACCGGCAACTGCATCGTCGAAGTCGATCCGCGCTATTTCCGCCCCACGGAAGTGGAGACCCTGTTGGGCGACGCCTCCAAGGCCAAGCGACTGCTGGGTTGGACGCCGAAGGTTTCGTTCGATGAACTGGTCGCCGAAATGGCGCGTGCCGACCTCGTGCAGGCCGAGTTTGACCTGAAGGTCAAGGCGCACGGCCACAAGGCGCTGCGTAACCAGAACTGA
- a CDS encoding mannose-1-phosphate guanylyltransferase/mannose-6-phosphate isomerase, with the protein MNTLILPVVLSGGAGTRLWPLSRKALPKQFVPLIPSSDATRTSLLATTLSRAKALSEDVMVVASDEHRFLVQEAVEAAGVNATTLLEPMGRDTAAAIAVAALNAESAQVLLFMPADHHIPDVQVFARAMNKGVEAARNGFVVTFGVVPSHPSTAYGYIQRGEALPGDVASVSRFIEKPPLADAQKMLMQGGFFWNAGIFMVKASVMIEALGRFEPDVLAACRNAVAAQKTDRNFIRLGKDEFAACPRISIDYAVLERHDRVAVVPFEGQWSDVGSWREVARLTEADEDGNRFTGEVVGIGATNTFVHAPSRPVVALGTDGLLIVDTKDALLVAHESHSEQVKQAVAQLEQRGVPQAVQHRHVARPWGSYDSVDMGPRFQVKRITVKPGAALSLQMHHHRAEHWIVVSGTAKVTRGTETFLLTENQSTYIPLGETHRLENCGKTPLEIIEVQSGSYLGEDDIVRFDDNYDRETINLTGSENS; encoded by the coding sequence ATGAATACCCTGATATTGCCAGTCGTACTGTCCGGCGGCGCCGGAACGCGGCTCTGGCCACTGTCCCGCAAGGCCCTGCCGAAGCAGTTCGTACCGCTGATTCCGTCCAGCGACGCAACGCGGACGAGCCTTCTCGCGACGACGCTTTCTCGCGCAAAGGCGCTCAGCGAAGACGTCATGGTGGTGGCATCGGACGAGCACAGATTTCTGGTTCAGGAGGCCGTAGAGGCCGCAGGGGTCAATGCAACGACGCTTCTTGAGCCGATGGGACGCGATACGGCAGCCGCCATTGCGGTCGCCGCGTTGAACGCCGAATCGGCACAGGTGCTTCTTTTCATGCCTGCGGATCACCATATCCCCGACGTTCAGGTATTTGCGCGTGCCATGAACAAGGGCGTGGAAGCGGCCCGCAACGGTTTCGTCGTCACGTTCGGCGTGGTGCCGAGCCATCCGAGCACTGCCTACGGATACATCCAGCGAGGTGAAGCGCTGCCCGGCGATGTGGCGAGCGTCAGCCGGTTTATCGAAAAGCCGCCGCTCGCCGACGCGCAGAAGATGCTTATGCAGGGCGGCTTTTTCTGGAATGCGGGCATCTTCATGGTGAAGGCTTCGGTCATGATCGAAGCGCTCGGCCGATTCGAACCCGACGTGCTCGCAGCGTGCCGAAACGCGGTTGCCGCGCAGAAAACGGATCGCAATTTCATTCGTCTGGGAAAGGACGAATTCGCGGCATGTCCGCGCATCAGTATCGACTACGCGGTGCTCGAGCGCCATGATCGCGTGGCCGTCGTGCCGTTCGAGGGGCAATGGAGCGATGTCGGTAGCTGGCGTGAAGTCGCCCGCCTGACCGAAGCCGACGAGGATGGTAATCGCTTCACCGGCGAAGTCGTCGGCATCGGGGCCACGAACACCTTCGTGCATGCGCCGTCGCGCCCGGTTGTCGCACTCGGCACGGACGGATTGCTGATCGTCGATACCAAAGATGCTCTGCTCGTCGCTCACGAGAGCCACAGCGAGCAGGTCAAGCAGGCCGTAGCGCAACTTGAGCAGAGGGGGGTGCCGCAGGCTGTCCAGCACCGGCACGTGGCGCGTCCGTGGGGCAGTTACGACAGCGTGGATATGGGGCCGCGCTTCCAGGTCAAGCGCATTACGGTCAAACCTGGCGCCGCGCTCAGTCTTCAGATGCATCATCATCGCGCCGAGCACTGGATCGTGGTCTCCGGCACGGCGAAGGTCACGCGGGGCACGGAGACGTTCCTGCTCACGGAGAACCAGTCGACTTACATTCCGCTCGGCGAGACGCATCGGTTGGAGAACTGTGGCAAGACGCCCCTGGAGATCATTGAAGTACAGTCCGGTAGTTATCTCGGCGAAGACGATATCGTTCGCTTCGACGATAACTACGATCGCGAAACTATTAATTTGACGGGTAGTGAGAATTCATGA